One Nicotiana tomentosiformis chromosome 4, ASM39032v3, whole genome shotgun sequence genomic window carries:
- the LOC104100968 gene encoding UPF0481 protein At3g47200-like, whose translation MSRQDNEDMHQRIIPKVPSFMRLKNMSDDYDPKVMSLGPYHHGKKELKFVEDFKPKALQMFIEGSNKDYNFFLEKIFEEIERAKSCYLEEFTSQYNDDYFARMMLLDACIVLMDIEIVTEFSKSWEVKYSFTKEHLGVAGYCAAAHDLYLLENQVPFWILKLLFNLRYVKDDISLTYDHQFENIVQYYCSYLCFGDHRLYKEYWETEPPHLFEVFRRELIIFGDKNKDDYLMQQRRHHHHHQPPASSLSGSVSDQWKKKVQNMKKITNSHINSWCFGRYCCIRKKGHHKPKTPRCVFRSVIELKSKGIHFRPSRVNSFNCGAKFHSHCYYAELWLPPWYVSSVTKTALQNMIAYEICPNSVNHGDISVTSYISFMKALITSPQDVKELREKKIIINYLGSDEEVVQVFRSVNTYGTRGQSSFDEINFKIKEHFHSRVRTWFAELVNAYFTSPWSLITLIAATFLLFLAMVQAFYASPLHNLHPSKKFRY comes from the coding sequence ATGTCAAGACAAGATAATGAAGATATGCATCAACGAATAATACCAAAAGTTCCATCATTCATGAGACTTAAGAACATGAGCGATGACTATGATCCTAAAGTCATGTCATTGGGGCCTTACCACCATGGAAAAAAAGAGCTCAAATTTGTTGAAGATTTCAAGCCCAAGGCTCTACAAATGTTTATTGAAGGCAGTAATAAAGACTACAATTTCTTCCTCGAGAAAATTTTCGAGGAAATCGAGCGTGCTAAAAGTTGTTACCTCGAAGAATTCACGAGTCAGTATAACGACGATTATTTTGCTCGAATGATGCTCCTTGACGCGTGTATCGTTCTAATGGATATCGAGATAGTAACAGAGTTTTCAAAGTCATGGGAAGTGAAATATTCATTCACAAAAGAACATCTTGGTGTAGCAGGTTATTGTGCTGCTGCACATGACCTATATTTGCTTGAAAATCAGGTACCGTTTTGGATTCTCAAACTCTTGTTTAATTTGAGATATGTTAAAGATGATATATCATTAACATATGATCATCAATTTGAGAATATAGTGCAATACTATTGTTCTTATCTTTGTTTCGGAGATCATCGATTATACAAAGAATATTGGGAAACAGAACCCCCTCACCTATTTGAAGTTTTCCGAAGAGAACTAATTATCTTTGGTGACAAAAATAAAGATGATTATCTTATGCAACAacgtcgtcatcatcatcatcatcaaccacCTGCTTCCAGCCTCAGTGGATCAGTTAGTGATCAATGGAAAAAGAAGGTACAAAACATGAAAAAAATTACTAATTCGCATATTAATTCGTGGTGCTTTGGTCGATATTGCTGTATAAGGAAAAAAGGTCATCACAAACCAAAAACACCACGGTGTGTGTTTCGTTCGGTGATCGAGCTTAAATCAAAGGGCATTCATTTCAGGCCTAGCCGTGTGAATTCTTTCAATTGTGGTGCAAAGTTTCACTCTCATTGTTACTATGCAGAACTCTGGCTTCCGCCTTGGTACGTTTCATCGGTTACTAAAACAGCTCTGCAGAATATGATAGCTTATGAAATTTGTCCGAATAGCGTAAATCATGGAGATATTTCTGTGACATCTTATATAAGTTTTATGAAAGCACTTATCACATCACCACAAGATGTGAAGGAGCTAAGAGAAAAGAAGATTATAATAAACTATTTGGGAAGTGATGAAGAAGTTGTACAAGTTTTCAGATCAGTAAACACTTATGGGACAAGGGGTCAATCTAGCTTTGATGAAATCAATTTTAAAATCAAAGAGCACTTTCACAGCAGGGTCAGAACTTGGTTTGCTGAATTGGTAAATGCTTATTTTACAAGTCCCTGGTCTCTAATCACTTTGATTGCGGCTACTTTCCTCCTTTTCCTTGCTATGGTCCAGGCCTTCTATGCATCTCCATTACATAATTTACATCCTTCTAAAAAATTCCGATATTGA